A region of the Cricetulus griseus strain 17A/GY chromosome 7, alternate assembly CriGri-PICRH-1.0, whole genome shotgun sequence genome:
GGGGTGGAGCACTGGGCTCTTTGAGAACCAGCTGTCTGAGGGCCCAGCTGCTTTCTGGTCACTCACCATCTCATGAAGTTGAACCTGTTCCCCGCTGAGGCCTCTGACTCTGGTCCAAGATGTCAGGGTCAACCTGCCATTTTCTTCTGCGAGGGCAGGATGGAGGAGTGACTGTAACACTTCACTTGGATCCAAGGTGGAAACATGGAGGGAACTATGCACAATACTCCAGGAAATTAAAAAGTCCTTCTAGCTGAGATCCAAACATGGCTGACTGAGGTGTCTGACCTCTTCTCATAGTGTCAGAGCAACTGTGTTCATGGCCCTTGGGCCAGTCTTAACTGAAGGGAACTGAGGGCCTGATAGGAATAGGGAAGGTGGCTAGGGTGGTGACATAGAGCAGTATAAATAGCAAACCTGGAGCAATGAATTTaagaaacaaacccaaataaacccACAAAAGTCATCTCTAGCCCCAAGGTATCGTCAAAGGTTACAAGATGCCAAAGAGGGAGCCCCATTTTAACCAGGGACAAAAGGGGCCTATCAAGGGTGAGCAGGAAGTAAGACTACATCCTGTGAACAGCATGTCccgtcccctccctccctccctccctcccggcTAGACTCGCTCTGTGTCACACCCTGCAGTCCCTTTCCTAAAGGCCTCCTGACCCCCCTCTGCTCCCTACCCTCCCTTCTAGCCCTCTCCCGATCCCCGACCCCTTGTCCAGCAGTCTGGCCCTGGCCGAAGGTAGAGACGACTACGTCAGGATGTTGGACATGAACTCATTGAAGCGTTTAGAGTACTGCTCCGGGTTCACAGTGGAGATCTCAGCCCCTGCCTGAAACATACGAGATGCAGACAAGCATCAGCTGCTCAGAAGACCAGAGGTGACAACTCAAAGGCACCCACTCTTCTGACTCTTCTGGAgcctttctatctctctctctctctctctctctctctctctctctctctctctctcacacacacacacacacacacacacacaaagcaaacaaacaagaaaaaacaatgacccccaaccacaaaattatttcattgctacttcataactataattttgctactgttatgaatcataatgtaaatagctgATCAGTGACCTCCAAAGTGTTGCAACCCCCGGCTGAGAACCATTGTCTTAGACAAGAAACAATTTTTTCTAAAGATAGTTTTGGATGTGTGGCCCGTGCTAACCTTGACTTACATAGTCATTAGGCCATGTTATATTCAGCATCAGGAATCACCACACTGGGCAGGCCACCTCAGGAAGTGGCTTATGTGTCATGTCAGAGTTACCGGGGCCCACTCCTCTGACTGATGTACCCTCTGAGGCAGTAGAAAGGCAATGTGGAGGCGGCAGGAAAGCCCTGATCTCTGTGAGGGCAATGTGTGGAGAGCAGTAGCTACTAGCCCACGGAGAACCTGGCCTGTGGGGAGCAGTGTGAGCAGTGTAAACAAGGCTATTCTCGGCTATCTAACAAGCTGCATAACATGCCCAGCAGCCCTGGGGAAAAGGAACTGGCAGCCTGGACCCAAAGGCCAGGCAACTCCCGGGAAAAACAAGTTGTGTTTATTACCTGGCTAGGGGAGGGAATAGAGCACAAAGCAGGCAGTGGGGAGCACGGGGAAGGCAGTGGGGAGCACAGGGAAGGCAGTGGGGAGCAAAGGGAAGGCAGTGGGGAGCACAGGGAAGGCAGTAGGGAGCACGGGGAAGGCAGTGGGGAGCACGGGGAAGGCAGTGGGGAGCACACAGGAAGGCAGTGGGGAGCACACAGGGAAGGCAGTGGGGAGCACAGGAAAGGCAGTGGGGAGCAAAGGGAAGGCAGTGGGGAGCACACAGGGAAGGCAGTGGGGAGCACAAAGCAGGCAGTAGGGAGCACGGGGAAGGCAGTGGGGAGCACAAGGGAAGGCAGTGGGGAGCACAAGGGAAGGCAGTGGGGAGCACACAGGGAAGGCAGTGGGGAGCACAGGGAAGGCAGTGGGGAGCACACAGGGAAGGCAGTGGGGAGCACACAGGGAAGGCAGTGGGGAGCACAGGAAAGGCAGTGGGGAGCAAAGGGAAGGCAGTGGGGAGCACACAGGGAAGGCAGTGGGGAGCACAAAGCAGGCAGTAGGGAGCACGGGGAAGGCAGTGGGGAGCACAAGGGAAGGCAGTGGGGAGCACAAGGGAAGGCAGTGGGGAGCACACAGGGAAGGCAGTGGGGAGCACAGGGAAGGCAGTGGGGAGCACACAGGGAAGGCAGTGGGGAGCACACAGGGAAGGCAGTGGGGAGCACAGGAAAGGCAGTGGGGAGCACACAGGAAGGCAGTGGGGAGCACACAGGAAGGCAGTGGGGAGCACAGGAAAGGCAGTAGGGAACACGGGGAAGGCAGTGGGGAGCACACAGGGAAATCAGTAGGGAGCACAAAGCAGGCAGTAGGGAGCACGGGGAAGGCAGTGGGAGCATAAGGGAAGGCAGTGGGGAGCACAAGGGAAGGCAGTGGGGAGCACAAGGGAAGGCAGTGGGGAGCACACAGGGAAGGCAGTGGGGAGCACAGGAAAGGCAGTGGGGAGCAAAGGGAAGGCAGTGGGGAGCACACAGGGAAGGCAGTGGGGAGCACAGGAAATGCAGTAGGGAGCACGGGGAAGGCAGTGGGGAGCACACAGGGAAATCAGTAGGGAGCACAAAGCAGGCAGTAGGGAGCACGGGGAAGGCAGTGGGAGCATAAGGGAAGGCAGTGGGGAGCACAAGGGAAGGCAGTGGGGAGCACACAGGGAAGGCAGTGGGGAGCACAGGGAAGGCAGTGGGGAGCACACAGGGAAGGCAGTGGGGAACACACAGGGAAGGCAGTGGGGAGCACAGGGAAGGCAGTGGGGAGCACACAGGAAGGCAGTGGGGAGCACACAGGAAGGCAGTGGGGAGCACACAGGGAAGGCAGTGGGGAGCACAAGGGAAGGCAGTGGGGAGCACACAGGGAAGGCAGTGGGGAGCACACAGGGAAGGCAGTGGGGAGCACAGGAAAGGCAGTGGGGAGCACAAGGGAAGGCAGTGGGGAGCACACAGGGAAGGCAGTGGGGAGCACAAGAGGCAAGGCAGTGGGGAGCACAAGGGAAGGCAGTGGGGAGCACAAGGGAAGGCAGTGGGGAGCACACAGGGAAGGCAGTGGGGAGCACAGGAAAGGCAGTGGGGAGCAAAGGGAAGGCAGTGGGGAGCACACAGGGAAGGCAGTGGGGAGCACAGGAAATGCAGTAGGGAGCACGGGGAAGGCAGTGGGGAGCACACAGGGAAATCAGTAGGGAGCACAAAGCAGGCAGTAGGGAGCACGGGGAAGGCAGTGGGGAGCACACAGGGAAGGCAGTGGGGAGCACACAGGAAGGCAGTGGGGAGCACACAGGAAGGCAGTGGGGAGCACACAGGAAGGCAGTGGGGAGCACACAGGAAGGCAACCAGgctgctctttctctcttttgggaAGAAGGCCACAACCACATTCTCAGGCATTCTGAGGAGGGTGCAGATGTACTTCATTGGGCTGGGCCCCGGAAAGAAACCTGAGAACTCACCCCATGTTTCACTGTTTTGGCAGCATGTGCGGCTTTCTTCTTAGCATCATACGGTGTGAGGATATCAATGATGGCCATGAAATAGACCTCCTTCTTAGGGGCACCTGCATGGAGAAGACAACAGGTGGCTGGGGCACACCCATAACCCCTGGAAACAAGCTTTCTTACAGTCACATCTTCTTGGACCTTCAGCCAGACAGCCTGAGAGGGGACACAGACCTGAGAAAAGGAACCCCAGGTTCCAGTTCTCAGAGAGTGACCTTAAACAGAAGCCTGGCAGAGGGAGGTGGCAAGTCAGCAATGAATGAGGCAGGGGTGCAGACACCCCAAATCCCAACACTGAGCAGAAGCATTCGGGGCTGGCTGGGCAGAGTGGCACAGCTCCTACTTACTTTCATGGCTTTTCATGGCATAGACGTCGACAGAGGGGTCGAACTCGCCTGGTCCAAAGAACCGGGGGAAGCTGAGGAGGTTGCCAGGGCTATCTGGAGGTGTGCCGTAGGAGCAGAGCAGGCTGCCGCCCACCCCATCATTCTCACACTCCTCGTCCTCGGCTCGTTCTTCCACCTCCATCTCCTCCTGCTCTGCCCGGTCCACATCGTGGATGCCCACCAGCAGACTGTAGTCCATGATCTTCAACTGAGCAAGGAACTACGGAGGGGAGAacaggaagatggaaggaagggttATATGGGAGGTCGCAGTGGCATCTAGGAGGAAAGAAAGCAATCCTTTCAATTCATTTCTACACAGGCTTCAAAAATGGAGCAGGAGTAAGACACTGGTGTCTACTGTGAGAGCGGTGTCTAAGGACAGGCACTCGCTCAGCAGGACAAGGGGGTTTAAGGCTGGCAGTGGGGTGAGGACTCCCTGAGGACAGACACAAGGTTGCAGCTGCAAGATGAAGAGGAGCTGGACAGACACAGGCCATAGGGTAGAGGTCAAAGTGCTCACTGCCAGAGGAAGAGCTGCTGGAACCATCTGGGAGGACAGACGTAAAGGCATTGCTGAGCTGGGCAAAGGGTGGTGCAGCCCAGCGGCTTGTCTCTAAAACCACAACTCTCAACTGCTTCTGAGTCCTAAGCCAATGTAGCACACTGGGACTCAGAATTGTTTTTCCAGCCGGGTATGGGAAAAAAtgcacaatttttttttccccagcactctggagccagaAGCAGAGAAATCTACCTGAGTCTGAGGATAGTTTGGTCTACGCAATGTGCTCTAGGtcacccccaaccccaacccaacaagagagagagagagagagagagagagagagagagagagagagaggactgcctcaaaacaaaaaagaattttttttgtttgtttttttgagacagtgtttctctgtggctttggaggctgtcctggaactagctcttctagaccaggctggtcttgaactcacagagatccgcctgcctctgcctcccgagttgggattaattaaaggtgtgcgccaccactgcccggccaaaaaagaatttttaaaaatgtatttaatacatGGGGCTAAGCTTAAAAGTTGGCTCAAAAGTTAAAAGTATTGtctgagctgggcggtggtggcacatgcctttaatcctagcattccagaggcagagacaggccaatcTCTAATTCAAGGCAAGCTTGGTAtaaagagcaagttctaggacaggcaaggctacacagagaaaccctgtctcaaaaaaccaaaccaaaccaaaccaaaacaaaacaaaacaaaaaaacccaaaatgcaACTCCAGTCATCAATCTTCACTGTAGGTCAAAAGAAGCCATGTGTATCAGGGAAGAATTCTGGACCCTCCCCTGGGGAAATAGGGAGTCAGAACCAGGGAATGTATGGTTGGAGGGCCGTAAACAGCTGGTTTCCCATCACTCTAATGCTAGATATGGGAATTCCATGTGTGATGTGACTATAAAGACACAGAGGGGAAGCATTCCATACTGGGTTACAAATGCCCCACTGGTAAAACGGCATGTGTTGTTGctagaatgagaatggcccccaagggcccatatatttgaatacttggtccccaattgatagaattgtttgggaaggactagggggtgtggctttgttgatagaggtgtgtcactgtggtgggctttgaggtttcaaaagacctgTGCCATTCCCATCATGCTCTCTGCCTCTGGATTGTGGGTAGATGTGAGcactcagctgttcctgccaccatgcctttgttCTGCTGTCATGGACTCTCACCCTCTGATACCGTAAGCCCAACTAAAGGCTTTCtttagaagttgccttggtcatggagtttcattacagcaatagaaatgtacCTAGTACAGTATGCCCTTGTGGAATGCCCATCTGTACAGGCTTGAGGCGTGACTCACGCTGACACCACCGGCATCCCTCAGCCCACCACCCGTCCCATGCACTCCCTGCAACAACGAGCTCCATTTTTTGAAGGTTAAAGAGGTTCTGCCTCTAGTACCTCAACGTCCCGCTTTAGTTTTTCTAGGAAGTTCTTTTTACTCTCTTCTCCCACGTGCAGCTTCTGCCCTTCATTGAGGAAGTCATTATCTTTGAATGTTGGCAAATCCTTGGCCTGGGAGAACAACAGCACAGTCAAGTTGCGCAGGCTGACTCACTTGCCCGGGTAGAATGGGCTGTTCTGCTGGGGGCAGTGTGCGGAGGGGAAGGGTCCTTTACACAAGACGCTCAGCAACAGCACTGGAGCTGACAGACTCACAGCAAATGTGTCTGGTATCACAGGACTGAGCAAAGGATCTTCTCCTGCTGAGCCAGGACCACACCAGAACGCAGGGAGCTATTAACTGATTCAGGCTGGACTGTGGCCTAGAAGCCTTTTTCATCCCAGCAGAACCACAAAGAACCCAGCAAAGGCAAAAGCAGTAAGATGCTGTGTATGCCAAGGAGAGGCAGGCGCCTGATGACACACAGCATTGCATGGTGACAGACTGCATGTTTGGGAGCTGGGCTGGGGG
Encoded here:
- the Pip4k2b gene encoding phosphatidylinositol 5-phosphate 4-kinase type-2 beta isoform X3 codes for the protein MLMPDDFKAYSKIKVDNHLFNKENLPSRFKFKEYCPMVFRNLRERFGIDDQDYQNSVTRSAPINSDSQGRCGTRFLTTYDRRFVIKTVSSEDVAEMHNILKKYHQFIVECHGNTLLPQFLGMYRLTVDGVETYMVVTRNVFSHRLTVHRKYDLKGSTVAREASDKEKAKDLPTFKDNDFLNEGQKLHVGEESKKNFLEKLKRDVEFLAQLKIMDYSLLVGIHDVDRAEQEEMEVEERAEDEECENDGVGGSLLCSYGTPPDSPGNLLSFPRFFGPGEFDPSVDVYAMKSHESAPKKEVYFMAIIDILTPYDAKKKAAHAAKTVKHGAGAEISTVNPEQYSKRFNEFMSNILT